Proteins encoded in a region of the Diospyros lotus cultivar Yz01 chromosome 9, ASM1463336v1, whole genome shotgun sequence genome:
- the LOC127809676 gene encoding protein OBERON 3 yields MLKEKDLSSDGVCGGEGSQTKLAQHISGKILDNPDEKLGFSDKGINFLGETERDCDGFQSKPSKSGNSGCQELTLSYLCDNSKLGFPEKEIPGKNLLNSLEKVSYKGKEVVCEDQDQDDNRWVERDFLQLNEAKGNSSKRAVEDDQIERENSEKKTKLGTLNLSLALPDVSLSLAASNPAPNADPPARLKPSRSIQSLAPSNANTQTTYSNDFTAASLSYSYSHPFSHNPSCSLTRNSTENYEYSTGSHRRDCDQIWNGGEGTNGSVHSRFRPIGDGVTLSNHGGGPFSLMQGNRAINKDPCNSLYRTTSSDNNSFFPSELPARPRLDTQSGDSRGRGSEHMRGVEALDGGRARKLSRPERILREIVSESIPVMAQIIQELPDETVESTKGYLKNLMVVPEKREELVSLQNRLERRPDLTKEMLLKSTRHQLEILVAIKMGLGSFLSGKVNIPTNELIEIFLLERCRNVTCKRMLPVEDCDCKICSTKKGFCNECMCPVCLNFDCANNTCIWVGCDVCSHWCHAACGIQRNLIKPGPTLNGPLGTTEMQFHCPGCSHASEMFGFVKDVFTSCAKDWGLETLIKELDCVRKIFRGSEDFKGKELHIKAAEMLSRLEGGLMPTSDACNFIFQFFSYTDGTSDLPSSNMPPKVLPATQSNLRKDASPLVTPNSLPPKSSLYNMNSPNGKLDLLMNDLHQSNLSAPLMGDKIIEDEWSVKMAKKDGFDSLESIVRIKEAEARMFQTRADEARREAENYRRIVRIKSEKLEAEYAEKLAKLCLQETEERRRKKLEELKLLENSHCDYYKMKIRMQTDIAGLLDRMEATKQQLV; encoded by the exons atgttgaaagaGAAAGATCTTTCGAGTGATGGCGTCTGTGGAGGGGAAGGCTCACAGACCAAGCTCGCTCAGCACATTTCCGGGAAAATTCTCGACAACCCAGATGAAAAACTCGGGTTTTCCGATAAGGGTATTAATTTTCTCGGGGAAACAGAGAGGGATTGTGATGGTTTTCAGTCAAAACCCTCAAAGTCTGGGAATTCTGGCTGCCAGGAGCTAACCCTAAGCTATCTTTGCGATAATTCCAAGTTGGGTTTTCCCGAGAAAGAGATTCCCGGGAAAAATTTACTGAATTCACTGGAGAAAGTTAGTTACAAAGGGAAAGAGGTGGTTTGTGAGGATCAAGACCAGGATGATAATAGATGGGTGGAGAGAgattttttgcaattgaatgaGGCAAAGGGGAATTCATCTAAGCGAGCTGTTGAGGATGAtcaaattgagagagagaatagtgAAAAGAAGACTAAGTTAGGGACTCTAAATCTATCTCTAGCTTTACCTGATGTGTCTCTCTCCCTGGCCGCGTCAAATCCGGCACCGAATGCCGATCCTCCGGCTAGGCTGAAGCCTAGCCGGAGTATACAGTCTTTGGCACCTTCAAATGCCAACACTCAAACAACATACTCGAATGATTTTACAGCTGCTTCATTGTCTTATTCGTATTCCCACCCCTTTTCACACAACCCCAGTTGCTCTCTCACGCGGAATTCGACCGAGAATTATGAGTACTCGACTGGGAGTCACAGGAGGGACTGTGACCAGATTTGGAATGGTGGGGAGGGGACGAATGGTTCGGTTCATAGTAGATTTAGGCCTATTGGAGATGGTGTTACATTGTCCAATCATGGTGGTGGACCGTTTTCTTTGATGCAAGGGAATCGTGCAATCAATAAGGATCCATGCAACAGCCTTTATCGCACAACAAGCTCTGATAATAATTCCTTCTTCCCTTCCGAGCTGCCTGCAAGGCCAAGGTTGGATACCCAATCGGGTGATTCAAGAGGAAGAGGCTCGGAGCATATGAGAGGTGTAGAGGCTTTAGATGGAGGAAGAGCCCGTAAACTATCTAGACCTGAGAGGATTCTTCGAGAAATTGTCTCTGAGTCTATTCCTGTCATGGCTCAAATAATTCAAGAGCTTCCAGATGAAACAGTTGAGTCAACAAAGGGATACTTGAAGAATCTCATGGTGGTGCCTGAGAAGAGAGAGGAATTAGTGAGCCTCCAGAATCGACTTGAGAGAAGACCTGATCTGACCAAAGAGATGCTTTTGAAATCCACCAGGCATCAACTGGAAATTTTGGTCGCAATTAAAATGGGTCTTGGAAGTTTCTTATCTGGCAAAGTTAACATTCCCACCAATGAGCTGATAGAAATTTTCTTACTTGAAAGATGTCGAAATGTAACTTGCAAAAGGATGTTGCCTGTGGAGGACTGTGACTGCAAGATTTGCTCGACGAAAAAGGGATTCTGCAATGAGTGCATGTGTCCTGTCTGCTTGAACTTTGACTGTGCCAACAACACTTGCATTTGGGTTGGCTGTGATGTCTGTTCCCATTGGTGCCATGCTGCCTGTGGGATCCAAAGGAATCTCATAAAACCTGGTCCCACATTGAACGGGCCGTTGGGGACAACTGAGATGCAATTTCACTGCCCCGGATGTAGTCATGCTTCTGAAATGTTTGGTTTTGTAAAGGATGTGTTCACATCTTGTGCAAAGGATTGGGGTCTAGAGACTCTGATAAAGGAGCTTGACTGTGTTAGGAAAATATTTCGGGGAAGTGAAGACTTCAAAGGCAAGGAGCTGCATATTAAGGCTGCGGAAATGCTTTCCAGGCTTGAAGGTGGATTGATGCCTACTTCAGATGCCTGCAATTTCATCTTCCAGTTTTTCAGCT ACACAGATGGCACGTCAGACTTACCCTCTTCCAATATGCCGCCAAAAGTGTTGCCAGCAACTCAATCTAACCTTAGAAAGGATGCGAGCCCCCTTGTAACACCTAATTCACTTCCTCCTAAGTCTTCCTTGTACAACATGAACTCCCCAAATGGAAAGCTGGATTTGTTGATGAATGATCTCCACCAGAGCAATCTGAGCGCTCCACTTAtgggtgacaaaataattgaagATGAGTGGTCTGTGAAGATGGCTAAAAAGGATGGCTTTGACAGCTTAGAAAGCATTGTGCGGATTAAGGAAGCAGAAGCTAGAATGTTCCAAACCCGTGCAGATGAAGCAAGGAGGGAAGCAGAAAATTACAGGCGAATTGTACGAATAAAGAGTGAGAAACTGGAGGCAGAGTATGCAGAGAAGCTTGCAAAACTGTGTTTGCAGGAAACTGAAGAAAGGCGGAGAAAAAAACTGGAGGAGTTAAAGCTTCTGGAAAATTCGCATTGTGATTACTACAAGATGAAGATTAGAATGCAAACTGATATTGCAGGCTTGTTGGACAGGATGGAGGCAACAAAGCAACAGTTGGTCTAA
- the LOC127810121 gene encoding probable transmembrane ascorbate ferrireductase 3: protein MDSFHRVGHRTAASSVTVLAQLFGITALILLLIWLLHFREGLNLDSENPYQIFNVHPFLMYFGFIFFGAQAMMAFKTVAAERDIKKFSHMFLHVIAITLGIVGIYSVFKFHDKQNIKNMYSLHSWIGMGTFCLYGLQWLFGFTLFMFPKATEGTRRRAMPWHISYGRALLYMSVCAALTGLMEKVGFLKLQDNNESRLINFTGLAILLFGITVDLSITLARYLY from the exons ATGGATAGCTTCCATAGAGTCGGTCATCGGACAGCAGCTTCTAGTGTTACTGTTCTAGCACAGCTGTTCGGTATAACTGCACTCATCCTCTTGCTCATTTGGTTGCTGCATTTTCGTGAGGGCCTCAACCTGGATTCTGAAAACCCATATCAGATTTTCAAT GTTCACCCCTTTCTTATGTATTTCGGATTTATTTTCTTCGGGGCTCAAg CTATGATGGCCTTCAAGACGGTGGCAGCTGAAAGGGATATTAAGAAGTTTTCTCATATGTTTCTGCACGTTATAGCTATAACTCTGGGGATCGTTGGGATATATTCTGTCTTCAAGTTTCATGACAAGCAAAATATAAAGAATATGTATAGCTTGCATTCTTGGATTGGCATGGGCACTTTCTGCCTGTATGGTTTGCAG TGGCTGTTTGGGTTCACTCTGTTCATGTTCCCAAAAGCTACAGAAGGGACGAGAAGAAGGGCGATGCCATGGCACATAAGCTATGGAAGAGCACTGCTGTACATGTCAGTGTGCGCAGCTCTGACAGGATTGATGGAGAAAGTAGGGTTTTTGAAGCTACAGGACAACAATGAATCTCGTCTCATCAACTTCACCGGACTTGCTATCCTCCTCTTTGGCATTACAGTTGATCTCTCCATTACTCTTGCTCGCTAtctatattaa
- the LOC127809677 gene encoding probable ascorbate-specific transmembrane electron transporter 1: MAKGSYQVSAVPVTIFAHLLVIAVSTLVLVWLLYFRGGLAFKSQNKQKIFNVHPLLMVVGFLLPAGEAIMAYKSIPAKKEVQKLVHLVLHFIALACGIVGIYAVFKFHNEARVINMYTLHSWIGMSTICLFGIQWLLGFFSFWWPRAEQGTRAKYMPWHVFLGAVIFFMATVTAETGLVEKFLFLGLGKSQEALIVNFTGLLILLFAVSVGLTVVLPRSSY; this comes from the exons ATGGCCAAGGGTAGTTATCAAGTTTCTGCGGTTCCAGTTACCATTTTTGCGCATCTGTTGGTCATAGCTGTGTCTACCCTTGTGCTTGTGTGGCTACTATATTTCAGGGGAGGTCTTGCTTTCAAGTCACAGAACAAACAGAAGATTTTCAAT GTGCATCCACTTCTAATGGTGGTTGGGTTTCTTTTACCAGCTGGAGAAG CTATAATGGCATACAAGTCAATCCCAGCAAAGAAAGAGGTCCAGAAACTGGTTCACCTAGTACTACATTTCATAGCTCTTGCTTGTGGAATAGTGGGGATTTATGCAGTCTTCAAGTTTCACAATGAGGCTAGAGTGATAAACATGTACACCTTGCATTCCTGGATCGGCATGTCCACCATCTGCTTATTTGGTATTCAG TGGCTGCTGGGCTTCTTTTCCTTCTGGTGGCCCCGTGCAGAGCAGGGAACCCGGGCCAAGTACATGCCATGGCACGTCTTCCTTGGCGCCGTCATATTCTTCATGGCGACCGTGACCGCGGAGACTGGTTTAGTCGAGAAATTTCTCTTCTTGGGGCTGGGAAAAAGCCAAGAAGCTCTCATTGTGAACTTCACCGGCCTGTTGATACTTCTCTTCGCCGTCTCTGTTGGCCTCACCGTTGTTCTCCCGCGAAGCTCATATTAA